In Rhinopithecus roxellana isolate Shanxi Qingling chromosome 4, ASM756505v1, whole genome shotgun sequence, a single genomic region encodes these proteins:
- the TCF21 gene encoding transcription factor 21 produces the protein MSTGSLSDVEDLQEVEMLECDGLKMDSNKEFVTSNESTEESSNCENGSPQKGRGGLGKRRKAPTKKSPLSGVSQEGKQVQRNAANARERARMRVLSKAFSRLKTTLPWVPPDTKLSKLDTLRLASSYIAHLRQILANDKYENGYIHPVNLTWPFLVAGKPESDLKEVVTASRLCGTTAS, from the exons ATGTCCACCGGCTCCCTCAGCGATGTGGAGGACCTTCAAGAGGTGGAGATGTTGGAATGTGACGGGCTGAAAATGGACTCGAACAAGGAATTTGTGACTTCCAACGAGAGCACCGAGGAGAGCTCCAACTGTGAGAATGGGTCTCCCCAGAAGGGCCGCGGCGGCCTGGGCAAGAGGAGGAAGGCGCCCACCAAGAAGAGCCCCCTGAGCGGGGTCAGCCAGGAGGGGAAGCAGGTCCAGCGCAACGCCGCCAACGCGCGAGAGCGGGCCCGCATGCGAGTGCTGAGCAAGGCCTTCTCCAGACTCAAGACCACCCTGCCCTGGGTGCCCCCGGACACCAAGCTCTCCAAGCTGGACACGCTCAGGCTGGCGTCCAGCTACATCGCCCACTTGAGGCAGATCCTGGCTAACGACAAATACGAGAACGGGTACATTCACCCGGTCAACCTG ACGTGGCCCTTCTTGGTGGCCGGGAAACCCGAGAGTGACCTGAAAGAAGTGGTGACCGCGAGCCGCTTATGTGGAACCACCGCGTCCTGA